The sequence aaatatatatacctttGTGTTCTTGCAGAAATCAAGATCACTCCAACAATTTTCGTCGACTATGGTTTGATGGTCACGGTTAGGGTTCATGTAAACCGCACCGATCGATGACGTAAACACAACACGCTTGACCTTGGCTTTAGCCGCTGCGTCGATCACGAACTTGGCTCCGTTCACCGCCGGCTCCAACATTGTCTcctatttaaattaattaataagacTTAAACTAAGAAGACATATACGGATCAATtgattttatgaaaatagtTCACTAACGGGGTCATCGGTCATTGGAGAAGCGGTGTGGAAAACGCCATCACATCCATCGATCGTGGCGCATAGAGCTTCATAGTCGAGAAGATCAGCACTGTGAAGAGTGAGTCTTTCTTTTGCTCCTTGAAGCTCTCTGAGATGGTTGTTCTTGGGATCAGCTGGGTTCCGTACGGTTCCTCGTACGGTGTAGCCTCTCTCCAAAAGCAACTTAACGATCCAAGAAGCTATGTAGCCGCCGGCTCCGGTGACGCAGACGAGTTTCCCGTCGGCTGGCATTTTTTCTGTTGCTAAAGCAAAAGATCGATGGCTAAGAAGGTTAGAGAATGGTATGGGTTATAATGTGTCGTTACAGGGAGACTTTGTGATTTATTTATAGAGTGACTTCAAAACAAATGACGGTTTTGAGGTTATGACTTTGCCGTGTTTCACCTAACCATGGTCAAGAGTTGGTGAGTCTTCATAAGATAGtagtatatttttgtaaaagaacAAACcgaaaaaattgaatattttctttttgtagcccTGTGGGTCTGGTGAATGAAATATTACCGGGATCaatactttattttaatatatttaagaacaCTACAGAAGTAGAATAGTTCGAACTTCAAAGTTGTAGGTGATAAGTGTAAATGCATTTAGAAAAAGACCAAACGTACGAAATCGTTAACTAAAGGTGTTGTGAAGCTGACTTTTTCCTCCTTTTTTCTTTTGCCAAATGGAAATCCTTATTGGTTAGCTTTAAAAACTTAGAAATACGAAATTgctaaatatgtttttttttttaaattgccaAAGAATTattaagtttttctttttggtagctGGCTAAATAATCCTATTAAGTTTATAATTCAGATATATGATGGAGTTCTGGCAGACATTGATAAGAAGTTAGCAATCGTATAAGATCTTCCCTAAAAGTCTAGGAACattgctttttaatttttaatttgtttctcaaTTGGTTAATTATCATTATCTTGTTTTACAAACCACAAGTGGTGGTAAGAGAGGTTGAGAATATTGACATTTGACTCTATTGAGCATCCGTATTTCACATTAttaactaattaatttgatCCAGGCCTAGGATTCGAATCCTAcactatgcaatttattgcagattatagAAAATTCAGATTTCAAGTTATGGAGAGAGcagtttattaaacaattatgcataCTACGGAAGAAAAGCTTACAAGTGATAttcaacatggtgcaaataAATCTGGTCAGACGTAGATCTTCATAGAATAACTCAGTTGATACATTTAAGCGTAAGTCTTCATAAATCATGtaatactaggttaagatccacgccttgcgcgggatgaacgTATCAAATgagcgttaaaaaaaatataactaatttGACGTATCTTCGTGGAAAAGATTGGTAAATCTTCAGTAGTCAATAAAAAGTAAGTAGTACATCATTATTAGGTGTACAAGATGGGTGTCTAATTCAAACCGTGTCCCTTCCAAAGATTGTTGAATGTCACTAAACACAGGATTTCCGAGTGGGTTCCCTCAATACAGAAGTCAAAGTCGCACGTGGGAAATAACTTAACAACAGACAGAGAAACGTGGCTCACTACAGAATCCAAATTATTGCGCTTGAATATTACGTAACAAATGGGGGCCTCATAAAAATCATAATCCATTCATACAGAACCAAGAACATGTCCAATTCGGATTCTTCTTACATTTTAATTCAGACCCAAGAGTTCAATTTCAGATAGTAGTGAGTGTTCATCCTCTTCACTTATGAtcctaattttcaaaattcaaagcCTGGATCAAATAAGTATTAGTGATCATGAATTTCATACCAGTAACAAAACCAACCAGACAATTTTAAggaatttttatttgatatcaGAGAGCAACCTGACCATTTTCAACACCTAATCCATACAAAACACCAGCATATTTCTGCAAGGGACCAGCAAAGAAGTTCTCCTTAAGCTTTCTGAAAGTACAAGAGGTCAGCAAACTATCCGACCCAGCCTGGTGACAGATCCCAACTCTCTCCACCTCCAGCAACTCCGCCAGCTTGTTCAGACCACCGTGAAGGCTGTTACAGAACTTCATCAAGTGCTTAATATCGTACACCATCGGAAAATAAACATTGATCAGCTGGAAGAAGCCCGTCTGCGAATCGGGAAGGTCTTGGCATGTGAGAAGCTTCAGCAGGTATCCAAAATCGTATCCACTGTGAAACGTAACCCAATGCACGTTCTCGTTCAACACGATCCCTGAAGACATTAGCAGCTCCGCGAATCTGTTGGACTCGATCCCTTCTTGAGTGTTTTTCGCGAAGTCGATGCCTGATTGCTTAAGAAGGTCGATGGAATCCACGGCGAAGATGTCGGAATCGAGATCGAACTCTCGGAAGTTGAACTGCCAGATGCAGTACTTGTCGGTTCCACAGGTAGGGAGGTTACCTTGCTCGTTGGAGAAGGTGAGACCGAGCTGGATTATGCTGAGGATGTTGACGTTGAGCTTTAAGGTTTCGTAGTGGTAATCGGCGTTTGATTTGAATGTTCCGACGGGTCGCACGACGATTCCGGGAAACTCGGTGTCCATGGCGACGTAGGGGAAGTCGTCGACGACTTGTCGGATCAGATCCATCTCCTCGAGGAGGTTATCGTTCCAGACTTCGCGGATTTGAATCGAATCGTCTTTTAGAAACAGAGACATGTCTATGTGCTACGAATCTCGGTAGCATCTGGATACGACGGTGGAGATCCGAAACGTGGAACGGATCTAGAGGTAGACCCGATCCGGTTTCGTCAAATCTGCGAGAAATTCAACATGCGAATCaattaatatgaaatttaattGCAACGAATCTGCATATTCGGTGGAATCGAACCTGGTAATCAAAGGAGAAGTATGTGGAAGAGGCGGGCGGCGATTGGTCGTGGCTAGGGTTTCAGAAGAAGATGTGGTGGTTTATCGAAAGGGGAAATGGAAGGAGATGAAGTGATGATTATTACATCATAATTTATACCATTTTTTTGGTCAGCcataatttaaactttttaattgttttctgctctctctttttttttgtatagacaaattaaataattatgaaaactAATAACTATTGGCAATAGTCTATTGCTATTAGATCTGGGACGCATCCGGATATCTGTCTCTATATTCTATTATTCGTGGATATCCTCTATATTCTATTATTCGCGGATATCCAGTTACAGATTCGGAtccacaaaaataattttaaataattattttttttttaaaaactactaaaattttaaaaataatacttaattaaatatttatacaagatttataaataaatatatatatatatatgtgtgtctataatattgtaaaaactaaaatataatactacaaattaatttatgtataaatattattatataaaatataaatattaatgaaatataaaaatttaatgtgttttagaAAATGGAACCGAATATCCgaacctaaaaattaagatatccggattcggtttggatTCGGTTTGAATGTTTCCTGTGGgacaaattgattttaaatgtaTCATTTTATATGATTTCATTAAACAGATTTCAGTTAAAATGAAACTTTTTTACTACAAattcacatattttattttcgaaaaatatattatttgcagtttttcatttttcaaattttaaacgtcgataaataaatagaaagagTGGAATTTACAattcaattaataattttagttttattctattttatatatcatccattttttattttacatataaatttttccAAACTCTCTTGATTAAAGTCATATGATGCAAcaaacacgtttttttttctattatcaTTAGGGAAATTGGCATGTAACCATCAAACAAATTTACGTATAAATATCTTAATACACTGATATTCCGTGCaccttttatataataatattaatttgccTTCTTATACAACCGGTGGTAAAATctgtaaacaaacaaaaaactaaattaataatattaacctAACAAACGTATATCCACTGTGTAACCACCAAAACCATAGCTTGTAGAacaaaagtgttttttttttgtaccatTACTGATCCACTGTGTAACCATCAAAACTATTTATAGAGTAGCTTTTTCTAGGAGATGCCCATCTGCAACGGTTCGCTTGGCAACTGACGGGAAGCTTCGCGCATCTGAAATATATGGCGTCGCCGACAACGTAAACGGTGCCGCTGCGAGGTGTGTTGATTATTTATTACGGATCAATGAAGAGACGGATAATGACTCGAGTTGTTTTTTTCTAAGGTCAGAGCCTTGGACATAACGGATTTTTCCAgccacatctgcgagtttatcagttatgataacgaaacatattataaattcagatgcaatatgataatatacctgggagttctaggtttttgttcgcaatcacttgaaAATTGTCAAACAGTCTAATTATGattggagattgatctcaggagcacccgtgatgacttcatcaataatagttggtgagatgaaacgaatgaggaatagatgatcaattatcttgtacatgcttgagcacctagcaacctcaaaatgatcgactttcacaatggaatcggctttcaaagatgacatgtaatgattagcacgtccggcaGGAATAAACCCATAAATCACGGAatctacaaataatattatttaacaaagaattaggaaatcaattaaaaataattatattaaatacgtgtgataaatcgaagattaacttaccttttcatcaaggaagagaaccgtgattcccataaactcattgtctttcttgaagttcagggaatcccataaGCGAGGAGATTagggctatgctctgactactacgaccaacaCGAAGAGACTCGAATGTTGAGTGATGGATGCCGGGAACGCCGGTTTGAGGAACTAGAGAGGTAGAGAGACATTTTTTAGAATATCGTTAaatctaagaggaatcaatgaattttgtggagatgcagatttggttcattaaagatgagaatcatatatatatagtttacagaaaggctacaaatcaAGAACATTtaagatcaagcgatttaagatggcaagatgaagagttcaccggtgaaaaataGGCTACGAACAAACACACAAAGCAACTTTGTAACTCAAACTTGTCTAAGATAATGATGAAAAAAAACcataactcatgttaaacgaagacattttacaatatggaaaaactataattgttgtttttttcatataacgtgatcacttaaaaatgaaactcataatacacttgtaggtcCGACCCATAAAGAAAACCGAATAAGCAAaggtttccgaccttcatatatatatattactttcagccatcaatgtacaaaatATCTTTTAGTTTAATGGTATAAATGTTGATGTTTATATCTTAATAACCCGAGTTTGAGCCATATGCCTGATACTTTTTCACATTATTTAAAAGTGAGATCTACCTAAATGCTGACGTGTTGTTTTGGAAATGACTCAACTGTctcattatattatagattgTTTCGGTCTTCTAGAGTATCAAAGAGATTGGCGGTGCAATAAGTTGGATTGGGAAACGAAAGTATTATGATTACGAAAGAGCAAATCAATGACGATACAACTTGTTAACAATGGGATTGTGCGGCTCGATAAAGAgttacattaaacaaaaaacttatttatttaaaacagaaacaatattttgtatttttcatcTTAAAATCTGATTTCATAAACGGTGGTTCATCTGATTTCGTACTACAAAGGTATGTGTACATCTATAAAAAACTACGGCTTCGAATGGTATAAGCAGTTCAAACAGGACAGATCAAGCAGatcatgcagatcaagcaggacAAGTGCAGATCATGCAGATCAAGCATGACAAGTGCAGATCAAGTGGATCATGCAGGAGAGAACcagatcaaataatttagtataaCTTATGAATGACAAAATCAGTTCAAAACTATAGATCagatattaaaacaataaaaatgacacttagatatctaaacaaatatctTAGATGTTATATGATCGGCCGAAATActtgtaaatgttttttaagatacttatacttcttttattttcttatatataaaaattaaaaattatatgacaaaaaataataagtagagaatgataattttgtattgttaaagttgtaaataaaaatattgtattcataaaactagataaatatatttttaaagttatgtgTTGCAACAAAGTTAtttattaaccaaaaaaaagcaGATCAACACCACCAAATGTTGGCGGGTgagatctgcatgcagatctTCTGCTTTTTCTACACAAAGACAGAAAATATTGAACTGCATGCAGATCTCCCGCTTGAACTGATTTTGCAAACAGAAAATGGTGAATGGTGAATGCAGTGCAGGAAAACTCCATGTGCAGGAGATCTGCACTTGTTCTGCTCCTATATTCGGACACTACATATATgctctaaaatataaaaactgtattttttttaattttaaattg is a genomic window of Brassica napus cultivar Da-Ae chromosome A2, Da-Ae, whole genome shotgun sequence containing:
- the LOC106429712 gene encoding probable CCR4-associated factor 1 homolog 6; amino-acid sequence: MSLFLKDDSIQIREVWNDNLLEEMDLIRQVVDDFPYVAMDTEFPGIVVRPVGTFKSNADYHYETLKLNVNILSIIQLGLTFSNEQGNLPTCGTDKYCIWQFNFREFDLDSDIFAVDSIDLLKQSGIDFAKNTQEGIESNRFAELLMSSGIVLNENVHWVTFHSGYDFGYLLKLLTCQDLPDSQTGFFQLINVYFPMVYDIKHLMKFCNSLHGGLNKLAELLEVERVGICHQAGSDSLLTSCTFRKLKENFFAGPLQKYAGVLYGLGVENGQVAL